GAGATGTTGAAGAGCTTATGATACAAATTCAGTGTtgacatgagtttttttttttattagctgCTATTTTTGATTAGTTATTTAAGTGTTATCATGAATTTTTAATTAGGTGTTGCTTTACATAAGCCCCTTTTACAATTATTGTACTATTTCTTTGTTGTTTGATTAGGTGCTGTCAAATGTCAATGCAAGTAAAACATCCATTTGCTTTTCTTGTTTACAAAAGTAAATGAATTCTATATTGTTATAATTAGAACCAAAGTATAAAATGAGGATGAATACTTGTGTGGAAACCACAAATGTAAAACATTTGGACACACTCACACAAATTGAAGGTGCAGTAGCTGTCTTTGGTTTTGTTTGTGGGGTGGTTTTTTTCCAGTTCATGCTTCAAGGGCTGGTCATGCACGGATGTTGGCTGCTATGgcttttggtttgtttttctttcaaacagTAGTGTAGGTAATGGTATGGTATTGGGGGGTGGCAGCCTTGCTGGAGTTTTTTGTCTAAGTTTTTTCTATGTGAATTATGAGGAAGGGGTATGCGTTCTTTTGTTATACGGGAGCAgctgtttttgtataattaacaTATAGGTGGCCCTTACGCAGCTCTTTTTGTCTTAGAGTTTTCAAACCAATAACAACATCGACGTCTACAATCATCAATGGTTGCGCTGAATTCAGATATATCATTGCTTACCTTATTGTAATAATCTACAACCCTTTTGGCATCCATCTCAAAGTCGACATTAGTGAGTTTCAGCTCATGTACCCATTGGATAGCGTATGAGAGGCCCAAAGCTTCACCTATACCCGATTCACATATAGGACTAGACCGTAGCGTCTTGGCTGCCACAAACTGTCCAGCTTCGTCCCTTATAAACATATCAACACCAATAACATTCAAGGATCTCGTGAATTCCGCGTCAACATTACACTTAAGCCTTCCCGTGCCTGGTTTCTGCCACCTGATGTGCTGCTGCTGTGTGGAATTGCTGCCGCCAGCTGATATGGTGCTGACAGCACGCATAGCAGGTTGCTGTTCGCCCTCTCCCAGCACTGAACTGCTGCTCCTGTCGGCTGATACGGTGTTGTTCGCCCTCCCCCAGCCTAGCTTTACACATATATGCTTCCTTCCATCCTTGTAACAACTTACGCGCACATTCAAAAATAACTTGACAGGTTTCCGACACATTTTGCCAAATTTGCATATTCCGTGACTtccaaaagtaaaaaagaaatgaatttaataatgtatttttttttttaaataatcaaaagtTATATTGTTTTAACTTCTCTAAAATGAGTTTGTACCGtcattaaaataagttttttaatttaaaatccaaGCAACATGATATAATACTCCAAACCAGTacatgttcaaaaaaataaaggcttaatagcagttttgtaCAATCTCTTTTGCACTTTCAAATCCTACAAACTAGTATGCACTAACCAAACCAAACTCTACCAAGCCACAAGGCATGCATAATAAGTCCACACAACTTGCTCCATTACCCAATGACCATATTTCTATTTAAGGAGAACTAACTTTTACTAAAAAAACCTCCTAAATGCAGTACAAAATCCAGTAAAGCCAATAAATCTAATTGCAACCCAACAACTCACATGGCAAAATACAAACATAATCCTATGACAAGAGCATGGCTTGAGATGTGGATGTCCAACTCGAACTCAATGAAAAATGCGATCATCCTCCAAAAACAATTCTAATAATTGTCCGAATTTGAGACTGAGGCAATTTTAAAGCTAAGCCACCAATACCAGAAAATTGCAGAAGAAATATTAGTTAAAATCACTTGTGACTCCTTAGTAAAATTACTCACCAATTCACCATCCACCTCAAAGCACATAGCAAAACACACAGAGCCACACTCAATAACTTATCCATTTTATAGGAAGCACTAAGCAGTGATTTctaacaaaatttctttttagttttatcAATGTTAAAACCTGAAAAACTTATCTCCCGGTTTAACCCAATTCACAGAACCCAATAACATGTATATGCCAGATTTTGAACCGCAAGAAAGATGAGAAGTGAGATGATGAGAATTGAATAGAGGACCACTGATCACTCAACGATGAAAATTTTGATCCCTGGTTCTTCAAATCGCGTTTCGCAACTTGAATCGGCACATACCGCACCCAAAAGAAATTTAGGGGTTTGAATAGGTGATTGTTGAAAGAGACGGTGTATCtgatttttgaagattttgtcATTCTCACTCACTGAGTTGTGTGTTCTTGTTTGCCATTCGAAAACAAAATAACGCGCGCACGACATGATGTAATTGGgcagttttcatatttttattattatttattttaattaattatttatttaatccaaTGGCTCAGATTTAGCCGTAGACATTGCAGCAGAAGATACTGCagctgaggatccaaatccataAAGTACCTTATATACTTCATCAAACTGAAACCTTCCATCATTTAGCTATAAATGCTAACTTGTTTGCAAATTTTCACTCCAAACTACTATCctccacaacaaaaaaaactatgctAATTCGAAACAGTTACAGCCATAATACATAATGTTGAATGAAATATTTGTGATTTGCAAGCATTTTTGGTTCACTGTCATTAATTTTCAGGGTGCGACGGGTTGTTTTTTCCATTGACACATTGTTAAAAAGTTAGACATAAGAAGAAAGTAACAAACTTTGGTTTCAGCAAGTGTGTTACCTTTTGGTCAAATCAGAAAGTGAGGTTAAAGTACGTTTCAAATTTAAGtggtaaaattttaaaaacattgagAAAAAATATCAAGGATGAATTgcttaacaaaatttattagttGGAGAGTAATGAGTGGATGATGAATTCaatgatgaaagaattgaaaatgagaaagaaaaaaacgagGAAGCTAGAGGTCGTTTTTAAGTTACATTTTGTGACTGTGTGAACCACAATTTTTGTTCTACAACTAGAGGTTGACAATATTCAAATGTCTATTAATTTGTTCTAAGTTCGTAAAATTGAGACATTTCTTCTTAAAGAAGACATTCATGCGAAAAATTATGTACCCTAGCTAGGTTTAaggttttgaatttgaaaatttaggttaaagaagaaaaagtgaagggaaaaataagaaatatgTAAATTTGGCATGTTTACGTGGTTTTTCTCAAACATTAAAATGGAACAAGTTCTTTTCTTTAACGAAACTTATTAGAAAGGTTAATAGAGCaaacataatataacataaaaagcgtattcaagaaaataaaagttaaacatCAAACTCAAAATGTCAaccttaaaagttaaaaaaccGCAGTCATAATTTTGCCTTAAACTTAACTAAAACCAATACCATAGTTGCAACTTTTCAACATTATCACTAGACTATAGAATGTTATGTATTCATTCCATTTCATTCAAAACCCATTCTTAAGAAAGCTGGTGCAAAGTTTCTTCCAGGCATTTGTATCTGGCTCTAACAAATGAGCCCTCTCCCTCGCTCCTATAGCAAAAGCTTCCTGACATTTAAGACATCCTCTATGAgtaaatcaatcaattcaaaatataattcaagTTAATGGAAGAGACGGTGCTTGAAATTGATAGTGTAATCCAGATTGTTCGATCTCAGATCAACGATCGAGATCAATTACCACGTAATCCTAGTTCTTTATGATGGTCGACGTGCTCTAAAGtaatagaaaattgaaattctctaaataaAACTAGAAATTGGACATACCTTGATGAAATTACGTTGGATGAGACGATCGATAAGAAACAAAAGAATATCTTTAGAGTACTCTGGATGACCTTGGATTCCCATAATATGATCTCCATATTTAAACATCTCAATTCCAGTTTTATCTGACCTAGCAATTACCTCTGCCTTTGCAGGTAACTCTTGAAtctaatttgataaaatagcACAAGTATAACCATCAATTACTATTATAtattatgataaaaaatatttgaggcTATAGTAACTTTTTATGTATGTATACCTCATCCCTGTGGCATTCGATTATGGAAAGCTTTGTTGGAAGATCAAGAGAAGGGAAGGAAATATGTGATGACAATGTTATGGTTCTCACACCAATGTCCCAACCAGTAGGAGAGCGACCCACCTTTCCTCCCAATGCACGGCCAAGTACCTTATCAAATATGATGCTGAGTTATTAACTTCATAATTACTCTattgttgtatttttaattaagtgTAGTTTCACGAAATTTTTGAAATGCAAAATCATTAAATTGACATAATTGAGGATCCATTTAGTTCTAGTGTTTCTTTGTTTGTGGTAGGTAGGTAGTTCAATTGGTTAGAGTTAAAGGGTTTAAGAGACAACAAATTTGAgatgtcacaaaaaaaaaaaaaaccctatcaaaagagaaatattgacatactaacatttgtctataaattccttaaaaaaaaacatttgtctataaaaaaaaacttgaaatcaaACTCTAGTAAATGAGaaatactaacatttgtctataaaaaattacaaactttGCATTAGAGAAGACCTTAAGCAAGTTTTTTAGAATATTGCATTTTAAACATAGATATTTTTGATAATTCTAAAAAACtttgataattttataattaaaaatgaaaattcataacTAAATATCCTACTTTATTTTCTGTGAACAACTAAATATCCTACTAGTCAtctacacaaaataaaaattgaaaacgtttttttggatgaaaaaagttttaaagcTTAAAACGTGAAACCCTAAGTGttcaattgatgtattttttttagggccATAGACCTGAGGCATGCACCCCACACTGACATTGTCAAACTAGGCCAAACATTATCCCAAAGGTAGCAAGTCCATACACATAAAGCAGTCATAAACTAAGTAAAAGTACTATATCGTATGATAGATTCATCACCTAACTGATGCATGTGAATATACACACCACACATTATTGGACCACAACCAAGCTAAGTGAGGCAAATATTTGCAGAAATTGAGATGTTGCAAAGCCAGTAAAAACATTCTTCAAAAggaaaagatttttcttttatttgtgaTTAAAAGGAAAAGATCACAATACCAATATTGTAGGAAAAATTGAATACTGTCTAAACATATGGCGACGAGTATAGTAACATAAAGTCTCTATTATTGATATCTACGTTTTTCTTATTTTGGTCAACACATATTGACGTATTTATAAAGAAGTTAGGTCAatttttagtaatttttgtTCCCATATATAATGCCAAGTCAGAAAATTAAATGCTCACAAGAAGACAAAGgcatatatatagtatagaaaaGTAACATAACTCTATATATagtatactattttttttaagggtataTGTAATATACTTTATACTTATTATACACAAAGCTAAATTCACTCTTATTATACCAAATTAATTCATATTTCTAACATGTTTTTTGTGTGGTATTTCACACAACTATAAAAACTAATTCTTCATGTAAAAGATGATCATACAAATAGAAAATCTAGCTCTAAAGAATTTCAATACATTTTAGAATTCAAATTTAAACTTGAGAATACTCTCTTTATGGGAAAAAGACTTGACTCTAAACTTAAATTTCAAACGTACTTTTTATGGGAAAATAATTACCATAGAAATCTAATTGATATGATCAAATGTTAAAATGTCTCACATGATCaggttttacaaaaaaaaaccatttatgTAAAAGTGGAACACTTATACTATAATTATCACGTGGACATGAgtatttttggataaaaaatatCCCCATGGCTTCAATCATGGAAACATTACTTCACACATAATAATCCCTCTTGATCTTGTTTATAAGAATAAACGGGTTaataaaagttgatgtatttggactgaatttttaactaaataCATACTTTTGTTGACTAaattttctctaataaataaGACCGAAGAGAGTATTAAGTTTTAATCTTGATATATGCTCACATAAACAATGACCCAAAGCCTTACATTTCTTCACACATTTCATACAAAGATCATAATATACTAGACTAAAAAGTTATGAAATTGAATGCAATGGACcaagtaatttgaaaaaataacttaattcagtgtaattatatgtgtcttCATGTTGGTGTCAGACACAACACATGTCCGACACAACACATGTCCGACACTAGGACACGCTTAATCCGATAAGTGTCCGTGCTTTatataaattaacaattaattacCTGGTGGCCAAAACAAACGCCAATGATTTTTGTCTGCATGGAGTTCAATTTCTTAATCAATGTGACAAGATCACATATCCATTTCTCATTTCCATAAGCATCATTACAACTACCAGTGATCACAAACCCATCATAAAGACTCAACTCATCATCCTTAGGAAACTCTCCACATGAAACTTTGTACATGTCCCATGTCTCATTTTCTTCCTCCAACATTTTCAAGAATACACCAGAATACCCTCCATGCATCTTTATCACATACTCTGAATCCTCTGCACATAACAACACACCAAATCTCTTGCAACCAATTTTCTCCATTatcaagtagtttttttttttactcccttgctactctctctctctgaaattctagagagagaaagtgaagatGAGAGGAACTCTTTCTGCTTGTAGTTTGCATGAAAGTGACAATGTTGGTGATTTTTATAGGACTGATGTAATGTTTTGTCCTTGctacatttttatttgaaacCATTCATGTATTGACTAAAATGTGTCTTTATTAGCAAAAAATTAAGGTTTCTTTGCAAAcagcattattttattttgattttaaaagttAATCCGGTGTTACTATTTCTGTTGACAATTTTTCGATGTTATTAAAAATCgagatttctttttttaatttcgtaGTTATATGAATGTTGACCAGCATTATAAGctaaaaggtaaaataaaatcttaatttaatgatgatacccaattgaaacaaacacaccctaatgTTTCGGTTTTATTTTGATGGTAGTTTTATCACATAATAATAGTAGTTTATGCAAAATTTAAGGTCACATGGTTTAGGGTATTATCTTTAGTTAATGCAGAATGAGAGGAGGTATTTATAGCatagaattaattaaaaaaaccattgttttctattaattttttatgtaataatacATTTGTACTactagtgtattttttttttatgcaattaaaTGAGAGGAGTAGTATTTTTTCTCCTTATTCAGAGAAACAAAATAAGGATCTCTCGTAAATACAATTAATGACTAGATTTGTTTTGTACTCATTCTATAGAATGAAAAAATCTTgtgttgaaaaattaaaatgaaagaatCCCATTTTGGTGACAAACAATATAGTTTTATTGTTTCCCTTAAGGATGACAAAACAACTAGTCTATGACtacccctaaaaaaatagagtaatgatacatagaccacCTTAGGTGGTATGTATCACTTATACACCCATATACAATTGTGACATGTGTCCATGTAGTCCCTACACACACAAGAAACTCACTTTTACACACTCTCACATGAGAGTGGTACATAGTATGTATGGAGAAAAGGGTGTTCAtgaaacattaataaaaaaaatatatgctaaTAGTGACATTGTCCGTAAAGTATAACTCAATTGAAAATGTCGATGTTACTGGATTGTATTTCAtctttatttgaatttaaagaACTTGGAACATCAAGAGGGGTGGTTGCTAGTAGTAGCATGGGGTAGGTTTGGctaccccaatttttttttattttcttttcccttttattgaaataagtgattttcacgtcaattttgttttttattttgtaatttcgtcgtctttgtgcgacgttgtttgtttttcttgtttctctcaggTATTTGATCAGTTCAGATTATCGgatcagcttcgatccagtgcagatccaatcaatgactttggcgtcatccACATTGCAGATCCGGATACATGGTTATTTcggagatttaaatatagtcatatgtgtaggcaattgtattttgtcgttttatgctattaacatggatgatgtgagcctgttcacatattcatacttttagtttttagcgaatttgcattatattgatgtactctatcaatttgaatgaatgaatatcttttattttgtcaaaaaaaaaaaaaaaagaatatcacATAATTCGTTAATTTATTTCCTCTTAATTTGAAATTTCTAGTCTCTTCAATAAATATGAAGAGAGTTTTGTTAGTAATGAGTATGTTGCAAATGAAAATTCTAGATAAATTTGACTCTTTGGAGCACCATTTAACTCAACATTTTTAAATAGTTATTGTCtttcttttgaaggaaaaatagttatggttattttttgttttttttatgtcaatttaatttacatttatataagtaaaattatCGTGCTTTTTTCTCATAagttaatttaatatataaatttttaaaaagtaacttttttcCTATATATTTGGTCCTCTCGTGGATTTATTCCTAACATCGTCGCTGAACATTTACTTCCTAAGCACTCTTGGGTGCTCCTACCTATCAAAACGTATTGAAAATGTTTTGAAGCTATAAAGAtcttttttatgcatttttataGATATTTTTGCAAACAATCAGCTTAAAATTTGATCTCTTGATCAAGACttatattgttttgtttattgaGTTTTTGGCG
Above is a genomic segment from Medicago truncatula cultivar Jemalong A17 chromosome 5, MtrunA17r5.0-ANR, whole genome shotgun sequence containing:
- the LOC11431148 gene encoding gamma-glutamyl peptidase 5; this encodes MEKIGCKRFGVLLCAEDSEYVIKMHGGYSGVFLKMLEEENETWDMYKVSCGEFPKDDELSLYDGFVITGSCNDAYGNEKWICDLVTLIKKLNSMQTKIIGVCFGHQVLGRALGGKVGRSPTGWDIGVRTITLSSHISFPSLDLPTKLSIIECHRDEIQELPAKAEVIARSDKTGIEMFKYGDHIMGIQGHPEYSKDILLFLIDRLIQRNFIKEAFAIGARERAHLLEPDTNAWKKLCTSFLKNGF